In the Puntigrus tetrazona isolate hp1 chromosome 9, ASM1883169v1, whole genome shotgun sequence genome, one interval contains:
- the serp2 gene encoding stress-associated endoplasmic reticulum protein 2 isoform X3 translates to MVAKQRIRMANEKHSKNITQRGNVAKTLRPQEEKYPVGPWLLALFVFVVCGSAIFQIIQSIRMGM, encoded by the exons ATGGTAGCAAAACAAAGAATCCGTATGGCAAACGAGAAGCACAGCAAAAACATCACTCAGAGGGGGAACGTGGCGAAGACCCTG CGGCCGCAGGAGGAGAAGTATCCGGTGGGGCCATGGCTTTTGGCACTCTTCGTGTTTGTCGTCTGTGGCTCAG CCATCTTTCAGATAATTCAAAGTATCCGGATGGGAATGTGA
- the tsc22d1 gene encoding TSC22 domain family protein 1 isoform X2: MNSPCYSVAMDLGVCQLRNFSISFLSSLLGTETSSVKLDNSSSGASVVAIDNKIEQAMDLVKSHLMYAVREEVEVLKEQIKELIERNSQLEQENNLLKNLASPEQLAQFQAQVQSGSPPSSTGAQPPAPPAQLAAQNSGPSA; this comes from the exons ATGAATTCTCCATGCTATTCCGTGGCGATGGATCTTGGCGTTTGTCAGCTCAGAAATTTCTCGATATCGTTCCTCTCGTCGCTGCTGGGGACCGAGACCTCGTCCGTCAAACTCGACAATAG CTCATCGGGTGCCAGCGTTGTGGCCATAGACAACAAAATTGAACAAGCGATG GATCTGGTGAAGAGTCACTTGATGTACGCTGTCCGTGAAGAGGTGGAGGTGTTGAAGGAACAGATTAAGGAACTGATCGAGAGAAACTCTCAGCTGGAGCAGGAGAACAACCTGCTGAAGAACCTGGCCAGCCCGGAGCAGCTGGCCCAGTTCCAGGCGCAGGTCCAGAGCGGCTCTCCGCCGTCGTCCACGGGAGCTCAGCCGCCCGCCCCTCCGGCCCAGCTCGCAGCACAGAACTCAGGCCCGTCGGCGTAG
- the serp2 gene encoding stress-associated endoplasmic reticulum protein 2 isoform X1: protein MRVYIWTVGKKRGPRRERERYTAAVLLGAQGEKDAGTMRRGNGVHVTLVPAAAAGGEVSGGAMAFGTLRVCRLWLSHLSDNSKYPDGNVSETWADWTQSEGQRLVC from the exons ATGCGAGTGTACATATGGACTGTGGGAAAAAAGCGGGGCCCgcggagggaaagagagag GTACACAGCGGCTGTCCTCCTCGGAGCGCAGGGAGAAAAAGACGCCGGGACGATGAGGAGAGGAAACGGTGTCCATGTGACTTTGGTACCAGCCG CGGCCGCAGGAGGAGAAGTATCCGGTGGGGCCATGGCTTTTGGCACTCTTCGTGTTTGTCGTCTGTGGCTCAG CCATCTTTCAGATAATTCAAAGTATCCGGATGGGAATGTGAGCGAGACTTGGGCTGACTGGACACAATCAGAAGGACAGAGGCTTGTATGCTGA
- the tsc22d1 gene encoding TSC22 domain family protein 1 isoform X3: MRETVLRVHGRDEMAMKLLFWELEQHLKSSSGASVVAIDNKIEQAMDLVKSHLMYAVREEVEVLKEQIKELIERNSQLEQENNLLKNLASPEQLAQFQAQVQSGSPPSSTGAQPPAPPAQLAAQNSGPSA; the protein is encoded by the exons ATGAGAGAAACGGTCCTCAGAGTTCACGGCCGAGACGAAATGGCCATGAAGCTATTGTTCTGGGAGTTAGAGCAGCATTTGAAAAG CTCATCGGGTGCCAGCGTTGTGGCCATAGACAACAAAATTGAACAAGCGATG GATCTGGTGAAGAGTCACTTGATGTACGCTGTCCGTGAAGAGGTGGAGGTGTTGAAGGAACAGATTAAGGAACTGATCGAGAGAAACTCTCAGCTGGAGCAGGAGAACAACCTGCTGAAGAACCTGGCCAGCCCGGAGCAGCTGGCCCAGTTCCAGGCGCAGGTCCAGAGCGGCTCTCCGCCGTCGTCCACGGGAGCTCAGCCGCCCGCCCCTCCGGCCCAGCTCGCAGCACAGAACTCAGGCCCGTCGGCGTAG
- the serp2 gene encoding stress-associated endoplasmic reticulum protein 2 isoform X2 — MHYGRKYTAAVLLGAQGEKDAGTMRRGNGVHVTLVPAAAAGGEVSGGAMAFGTLRVCRLWLSHLSDNSKYPDGNVSETWADWTQSEGQRLVC, encoded by the exons GTACACAGCGGCTGTCCTCCTCGGAGCGCAGGGAGAAAAAGACGCCGGGACGATGAGGAGAGGAAACGGTGTCCATGTGACTTTGGTACCAGCCG CGGCCGCAGGAGGAGAAGTATCCGGTGGGGCCATGGCTTTTGGCACTCTTCGTGTTTGTCGTCTGTGGCTCAG CCATCTTTCAGATAATTCAAAGTATCCGGATGGGAATGTGAGCGAGACTTGGGCTGACTGGACACAATCAGAAGGACAGAGGCTTGTATGCTGA